The Phaeodactylum tricornutum CCAP 1055/1 chromosome 6, whole genome shotgun sequence region AATCTTTTGGATCGATACGTTGCCCGCGAACTATCATCGCACTCGTCATCAACTTGTCCGGATGATTACTCGCCGGCGTTGGTGTCCCCAATTTCGCGCGAAGACTTTCAACTATTCAGTATGACGTGTCTGTACATTACCGTGAAGATTCTCGAACCCTATCCGCGCAAGCTCAGTTTGGAGGCTTTGGTGGACATGTCGCGAGGATTCTACACACCGGACGATATTGCCGTTACCGAACGCGAAATAATGACTGCTCTTTCCTGGCACTTGCATCCTCCAACCGCTATTGGCTTTTCACGAATGTACTGGTCTCTGCTGGCGTCTACGGACGCGACTGAACCTAGCTCTGCGGTCCAAACGACCTGTGCGACGCTGACGGAACTCGCGGTCGCTAACGCTGAATTCATCGACAGTCCGCCTTCACTCGTGGGATTGGCTGCCACCGTGCTCGCCTACCGACTGCCGGCCAATACCAATGCCCATGATACTGATCAGAATGGATGTTCCGCTGCGGTTCACGAAGCGCAGGCTCGCTTGCTGCTCGCCAAACTCGCTCCTCTGGTGGAACCCCAGGCACAACAGTTTCATGCCATATACACGCAACTGGAAGCTTTGTATGGAAATTGAAGCAATCCTTTATTGCCCCCGCTACCTCGAACACTATCATTTCCCACCACGCTACCGCCGCTGTCCTACCTAGGTGGCTGGCATTCGCAAAGTACTGTTTATACCTCTCGCTGACGTTTGCCCTCCTGCCACACAACGGTGGCCGCTCTACTACTCCAGATCGACCAATTCTATAAAATAACAAACAAGAGTTGGCTGCTTTCCGAGAAAATTCTCTTAGAAAGCTTATGTTTGAAAATATGATCACGAATGGAAACGTGCTTTCCCAATTTTTTATGAACTGATATGTCTTTTCGATATATGAGACAAACTTGACGTATGAGACAAACTCCCTCTTCTACATAACGCCAAAGTAAGCTCTGGCTTCCGCTgcctcgtcctcgtccatGGACGTATCTTCCTGGTTTCGTTCCCTTTGCCTTGCATCAGTCAATGGCTGATCTAATCGCAGTTGCCTCCGAATGCATTGttcgatttcttccggtTCCGGAAACCGTTGTTCCGTAGCACGATCCCACAAAATTGCATCGTCTAGCCACACAACGAAACTCCCTCCCTTGGCCGGTGGTCGACTAGGTGCCAACGTGATGCTGCTCAAGTCTCCCAACGTGTTCGACATTTCTTGTGCTAAGTAAGCGGCGCGTAATAGCCACCGACATCCCGTGCAGTAATAAATCATAAGGTGCGGTGCCGCGGCATTTGAAACGCGAGGAAGACATTCCGAGGCGGCTTTCGACCTGTTTGCGGAGGAAGTTCTATCCAAGTTCAGAATCTCAGGCTTGCTGCTTTGAGGGCTGCTTTTGGTGCTTGATCTGTCGACTACCTGTTCTCGTCGATCAGTGGTATCGCTGTGACCCAGAAAGCGTGATGGGTCGATGCGATCTCGCACACGCTGCTTCAGCTCTCTCGTATCAGGAAAATCGTTCCCGGCTTGCTGCTTCCACAGAATTTCACTGGAATTACTGCTGTGCAAACTAACGACGAAGTCGCTGCCTCCTGCTGTCTTTAAAGATTTCGCTGTTACCGTAACGCAGGCGAGACTGTTTTCATCGGCAAAGGTCGTTAACAGCTCTTGCGCATACCAAAAACCACGCAAGCTCCACCTTCTTCCAGAGTTGTATTCAATACCGATTTGAAATATGTCAACGGTTTCCGAATCGTTGGTCGCAAGGCAACGCTTCCACACGTTGGCCCTTCCCGGAGCGAACAAACGTTTGTGTTGTCGGGGCCGTAGTAGACTGTAAGAAAAATGGGAAACTTGGAAGCGACTGTCGCTCTTGACAGGAAAACTGCCGATGGCTGAAAAAGAAGTCGTTGAGCCGAACAGCAAGCATAGTATGGGTACTTTGATGCCTCTCATTGTTGTGCCCGGACGAGTATCTGTGTTTCGTCCCTGTAAAATCGCTCGGTTCATTTTTACCAACTGCGAATGCATATTATTAACGTAATGTAAGACGAAACGAATTTCGCTTTTGCCCATCCGTCTGTCCGCCGTTTCGTGGTTTGGTACAGCTAGTTCGGTCTTTTAGTACTGTTTATTGCTAGCTAGATAATGCCGGGTCACACACAGCAGCAATCGCCGTAAAAAGATATATGACACCTGCCGAGTCTCTTATTGAATAGCGGCTTTCCACAACGGAGGAACCAGGTGCTCTGGCAGAGGAATGGTATGGCGGAAGGCATTTTTCAAATGGAGGTCGCTGGTGTACGCTTTTTCGACCCATCCTATTGCACTCCTGGGGACATGAGTGTCAATGTACAGTTTCTTCCTAGGCGTTTTTGGGTCAAATGTATAGTCGTATGAATCAAAGTTCAATGACACCTCGTACTCATCGTCGCCTTTGGCGTTCTTTTCTCGCTTCAGAATGTGACAGTTGACGTTGCCCTCGGGCCAATCAAAATCAGGTTGTTTCCATCGCATCACGCCGAAGTCGCGTTCCCAGTTTGGCGTGAAACAGGTGTTGGCTAAATTTTCTGGATAAGGCCTGTTCTTTTGCTCCTCGACTGTCCGTACTGGCTCAGTATTATCCATTTCTTCGGGGTAGACATATCGATCGGCGCCATCGACAGGTTTCCAATTTTCCGCATGCTGATCCCATGCTTGCTCCCATTCCGACCCATAGTCTAGAAATAGTTCTTCTCCTTCGGCAATGTCTCGTGTAGCAACTACTTCCAAAATGATACCACCCGGTTTGTCGAGTTTAAAATAATCGTCCAGCTCCACAGTGAGCCATTCCTTATGGTGATATGGGTTCGTCGACCATCGCAATTCGACGTTTGTTTTTTGGCTACTGTGGTTGATCAAATTTACCCCAGGGCCATACGGAAACAGAAGAATGTCGGTTCCGCGCGGCTGGAAGCAGTAGTTGACGAATAGGGCTTCTGGTTTTTGTCGCGCAAACGCTTTTCGGCTGGGAAAGCTTTGTAACGGGGCGGGGGCCACAAGCTGGCCTTTGGCGAGACGTCGCGAAGCAAACGCTCCACGGCCCATTTGCGGATCGACTGCCTGCTGGATTTTGATATTGTCAATACACATGCCGTTCTCGAGCAGCCAAGCGGGATCGTGCTTGGGTGCCACGTACTTTTTCCCCTTTTGGTACGGAAAATCGCCGTAGTCGATCGCTGACCACAAAATTAGAATACACGACGTGAGCGGTGTGTTTCGGCAGGCAATATAAACGGTAAACTGTGTATATTGGTAATTTAACTTACTGAGCTCTGCTCCTGCCGTAATATCTTGAATAGCCTTCGACCAGATTCCAAAATAGTGCGAAACCGCTCCGGCGCCGGCGTGCGTCGCCCGGTGCAGACCCGCATTCGTGTTCACATTTTGAGGCATAAGCTTGGATGTACTGACCCCTGGAGGCATGGAGTTGAACCTAGCATACCAAGCGGATGAATTGTGAGAGATATTGGAAAACGGGCGGCAAAAACCCAAAATTCGGTTCTTGTCCATCCATTATGTCGATTGGTTGTGTTGCACTTACAGTGTGGCAAAGCCCTCGCATGCCGCACGCGGATTCTTTCCTTCAAAATCTCCGTTAAAGACGTCTCGCGCCCAGCTGTGTGTCTCGAAATCGGTGCCTTTTGGAGTGTCGGCTACGTAGATGCAGAGATCGGCCATGGATTGCGCAAAGTCACCCTTCT contains the following coding sequences:
- the dsCYC2 gene encoding predicted protein (diatom-specific cyclin 2), translated to MMKQQHSQQEDQIFDLLGVMIRQERTRYRVVNYLQREMVYECQQQQSQYVVEACASITNNQYAVKKSQSSTSLRDVQGDVGNSSPRSARTTSGPLRIESTASPVSDRAVQFSFWRQQMFDWACMVTDCFSIDREVVAASFNLLDRYVARELSSHSSSTCPDDYSPALVSPISREDFQLFSMTCLYITVKILEPYPRKLSLEALVDMSRGFYTPDDIAVTEREIMTALSWHLHPPTAIGFSRMYWSLLASTDATEPSSAVQTTCATLTELAVANAEFIDSPPSLVGLAATVLAYRLPANTNAHDTDQNGCSAAVHEAQARLLLAKLAPLVEPQAQQFHAIYTQLEALYGN
- a CDS encoding predicted protein, translating into MRGIKVPILCLLFGSTTSFSAIGSFPVKSDSRFQVSHFSYSLLRPRQHKRLFAPGRANVWKRCLATNDSETVDIFQIGIEYNSGRRWSLRGFWYAQELLTTFADENSLACVTVTAKSLKTAGGSDFVVSLHSSNSSEILWKQQAGNDFPDTRELKQRVRDRIDPSRFLGHSDTTDRREQVVDRSSTKSSPQSSKPEILNLDRTSSANRSKAASECLPRVSNAAAPHLMIYYCTGCRWLLRAAYLAQEMSNTLGDLSSITLAPSRPPAKGGSFVVWLDDAILWDRATEQRFPEPEEIEQCIRRQLRLDQPLTDARQRERNQEDTSMDEDEAAEARAYFGVM
- a CDS encoding predicted protein codes for the protein MVSINTASRARYGYRFLKRPLALLTASVLVVVCVILIGFNTLQRTSAPRLIANTPSLRFRPDTASCRFFLAESAIPHGGLGLYTAIDIKKGDFAQSMADLCIYVADTPKGTDFETHSWARDVFNGDFEGKNPRAACEGFATLFNSMPPGVSTSKLMPQNVNTNAGLHRATHAGAGAVSHYFGIWSKAIQDITAGAELTIDYGDFPYQKGKKYVAPKHDPAWLLENGMCIDNIKIQQAVDPQMGRGAFASRRLAKGQLVAPAPLQSFPSRKAFARQKPEALFVNYCFQPRGTDILLFPYGPGVNLINHSSQKTNVELRWSTNPYHHKEWLTVELDDYFKLDKPGGIILEVVATRDIAEGEELFLDYGSEWEQAWDQHAENWKPVDGADRYVYPEEMDNTEPVRTVEEQKNRPYPENLANTCFTPNWERDFGVMRWKQPDFDWPEGNVNCHILKREKNAKGDDEYEVSLNFDSYDYTFDPKTPRKKLYIDTHVPRSAIGWVEKAYTSDLHLKNAFRHTIPLPEHLVPPLWKAAIQ